Part of the Dethiobacter alkaliphilus AHT 1 genome, AGATATAATCTATTTTGATAATCATAAAGATTGCGATTCATTTGATATAGATGACCATCTAAAAAAAGTCAAACATTTCTTTGAAACAGGAAATATTGTTAATCTGCTTTATGAGAATATGATTGTCTATGAGAACAATAATAGTGCCTGCATTATTGTTACATTAAGATACTCAGACAAACCGAAACCGGGGGTCAGGTCTACATATTATCTGGAAAAAGAAGAAATGAGTTGGCGCATACGTCATATTCATTATTCCTTTGACCCAAATGAGGATTAAAGTACTGACGACCAGCTACCACTATGCACAAAACATGGTGGAAAAAGTTCACTCTTACTGCTTATAATGACAGATTGATTGATGTAAAAAGAAGGCATTGGGTCGATATGTTTAAAGAAATGAGTTCTGTTATTATCCAGTTTGAAGATGTCTTTCGCCGTAATTAAAAACATATCCGCCAGTTTTATTGCACAATATTCACCGTATTTATGATAAAATAAAGGGATAGCATTATACCGTGGGAAACCACGGTTTTCTTCATGCCATAGCCTTTAGATCCAACATAAGGGGAGAACGCATTTGACAAGACAAGGATTTGCAAAAACATGGTGGGGTAAAAACTGGATAGAGACCCTTCGCCATACCGGCTTTAGCAGCCGGCTCCCCCGGGGTAAAAGCTACGCCACCGAGGGTGCGGTCCGGGAGGTAAACATCAAAGACGGTACCGTCACTGCCCTAGTGCAGGCCTGGCGCAAAACAGCCTACAGCATTACCATCCGGTTGGAGCCCTTTTCCCCTGCAGAAAAGAAAACCATTAAAAAACTGATCACCGCAAACCCTGCCCTGGCAACTGAGCTGTGCATGGGAAGTCTGCCGGATGCTTTGATCTCCACCTTAAGACAGCAAAACATATCTCTGTTCCCCGCCAGCTGGAAAGCAGTTAATGCCAACTGCTCCTGCCTGGACTGGGCCAATCCCTGCAAACACCTGGTGGCAGTCTTTTTGATTCTCTCCGGCAAAGTAGACAAGGACCCGTTAATTCTCTTTGAGTTGCGCGGAGTAAGCCGTCAGGAGCTGGTAGTTGCCGCCGGCCCAAAAAAGATTCCAACCGCCAAAGACCACTTCATACCCATCGCTGAAGTGGCACTTCAAAAAACAACAGACCCGGACCTTACCCTAACAAGCCTTGCCGAAAGACAAAGTGAGCTAAATACAGTATTCTCCATGTTAAATGACTCTCCACTGTTCTATAAACAGGAAAACTTTAAAACGGTACTCCTAAATGGCTATAAAGCAGTAGCCAAATCGGCAGCAAAAAAGATGAATCTTTCTAAAGACCATCTCCCCGATATACAAAACACGCACATAACCTTAATCTATGGCCCAAAAGGCCACCCCCTCATGAACACCCAAGCCTTTTTTTACCCCGAAGACACATTACACCAGGATATGGCCGCAAAAAATGCCACCTATGAAGTGCCGGTACCACAAAACAACAACCTTACCATCAAACCCATCAGCGGTAAAGTAACCACCGCAAAGTCCTTACTGGACATGATGCTTTGCCAAAACCTTATTATGGCAGGCACCCCGGAAATCCGCTTTTTAAGCGCCGCAGCCTCCACAGCACTTATCCTGGCAAAACTCTCTCTTTTCATCCCTGAAGCAGTACCCCTTGCCCGGGGAAACTTCTATATCCGCTACCGTCCCCTCATAAAAGATGAACATGTCCAAGAAGTAATAACTACCCTGGCAGCCATGATGCCGCCATCACTGATCTATCGCAAAACCGACCAAACAGTACTCTCAGGACAGGAGGGAGTGGAGGAAGTACTCTCCCTGTACCTGTCATTTCTGGTCCAAGAATATGCCCAGATGTTTTGGGACGATAAAATAAGTGCGGCCTTTTCCTGCCACGCCCCCTATGAAGCCCAAAGTTTCACAGAGCAACAAACAATAAAAGCTGTGGCCGACTGGCTGGCGCCTCTGGCCATGGCCTCGTCGCGTTTCTCTCCGGTAATCCGGGTAGAGCCACCCACAGGTAAGCAAAAAGAGTTTCGTCTCTGGCTGGATGTAGAAGACAGAAATGATCCACTGGCTACGCCAATCCCCCTGGCCCAGATATTATCCGCCAAAACAGCCTTTGGCTCTCCCACAAGCGATGTCCTGGCCGACATCAGCACCATCGTCACCATAGCCGGCCGCTACCGCACTGAACTAAAAGATCTCTTCGCCGCAGACGGCGGCCCCATTACACTAACGGGCGATGAGCTGCTAACCTTCCTAAATTCTGCCAAAAGCTCTCAATTGCCCGGCCTTAGCATCATCCTCCCCAAGGAACTGCGTACCGCCGCAAGTGCCCGTTTAGTCCTAACGGCTAAAACACGCAAAAAAACTGTCAGCTATCTTTCCTTAGCAGAGATGCTGGACTTTTCCCTGGATGTGGCCCTGGGAGATGAGCGCTTAAGCAAGGAAGAGTTTATTGCCCTGGCCCAAAACGCCCATGGAATCGTGCGTTGGCGCGACCGCTATTTCATGTTGGATGCCGCCGATGTGAAGCGCATCTTAACCCAGTTGGATAAACCCTTACCCAAGATGAACTCCTTCAAGGTATTACGCGCCGGCTTAACCGGTGAAGCAGGAGAGGCCATCTTTGAAGCAGACCACACCCTAAAAAACCTTTTAGCCAATCTACACACCATCGAGGAACCCCCCCAGCCAAAAGACTTAAAAGCCAATCTCCGCCCCTATCAACAAAGAGGCTGGCGCTGGCTCTATACCAATCACCATAGAGGCCTGGGCTCCTGCCTGGCAGACGATATGGGCCTGGGTAAAACCCTGCAGGTCATCACCCTCCTACTCAAACTAAAAGAAGAAAATGCCCTGCAAAAACCGGCCCTCGTCGTCTGTCCCACCACACTTCTTGGTAACTGGGAAAAGGAGTGTGCCCGTTTTGCTCCCACCCTAAAAACAACAGTCTGCCACGGTCCCGCCCGTAAACTAATAACCGACGATACCGACCTTGTCATCACCTCCTACGGTGTTCTTCGCAACGACAAAAAGACTTTTGCCAAACTAAACTGGCCGCTTTTAATCATCGACGAAGCACAAAACATAAAAAACGCGGACACCGCCCAGGCTCGGGCCATAAAAGAAATAACCGCCCAGGGCCATATTGCCCTGAGCGGTACTCCGGTGGAAAACAGATTAGACGAACTGTGGAGCATCTTCGACTTTTTGCTCCCCGGCTTTCTTGGCTCCCGGGATGCTTTTTCCCGCCGCTTCTCCATCCCCATCGAAAAGTACCACGATGCAGAAAAGGTAGCAACACTGCGCAAAGCAACTTCCCCGTTTATTCTCCGCCGCATGAAAACCGATAAAAACGTCATAGCCGACCTGCCGGATAAAATCATCAAGCCCCAGTATTGCCACCTCACCACCCAGCAGGCAGCACTCTACCAGCAAATAGTGGAGCGGGAAATGTCCGCCGTCTCAGAAAGCTCAGGCATGGAAAGAAGAGGCCGCATCTTAGCCTTAATGACCTCACTGAAACAAATCTGCAACCATCCTGTCCATTTCTCCAAAAACGGTGCCCCTTATCCTCAAAACTCCGGCAAAGCCCAATTAGCCTTTCAACTTTTGCGCCAAATCCTCCAGGACGGAGAAAAAGCCCTGATTTTTACACAGTACAAACAAATGGGTGATATCCTCATCCGCATGCTGGAGGCAGAGCTAAATCAACCATTGCCATTTTTCCACGGCAGCCTCACCCCAAAACAAAGAGAACAACGCATAGAAGAGTTCCAAAACAATCCCCACACCCCACTAATGGTGGTCTCTCTTAAAGCCGGCGGCACCGGCCTGAATCTTACCGCCGCCACCCACGTCCTCCACTATGACCTCTGGTGGAACCCCGCCGTAGAAGACCAGGCCACAGACCGTGCCTATCGCATCGGCCAAACCAAAAACGTCACCGTACACCGCTTTATCACCCTGGGCACCCTGGAAGAAAAAATAGACACCATCCTAACAGCCAAAAAAGACTTAGCCGATCTCACCATCTCCGCCGGCGAAACTTGGCTCACTGAAATGTCCGACACAGACCTAAAAGAACTCTTTAGCTTAAGCAAAACATAGCCAACGGCACACAACGGTCTCCTTGGTTCTGAAATTGTTTAGAATTTGTTTAGAGAGCTCCTCTATTATAAAAGCAAGACAGTTAATATTTTTGAGGAGGTTCTCAAATGGAAGATGCTCTTATTGGCGCCATTGTTCTGTGGGCTGTGTCGGCTTTATTCATGCTTTTCCCTGAACAATTGTTAAAGGTGCAGACAGAAACCTATAAGATAATGGGAGCGGAGTTTCGTTATACCGCTAAAACAGTAAGGTTCATCAGGTTAATTTCCCTTGTCTTAATCGTTGTGGGTTTTATAGTATTCTTTTTTGGTTAGAACAGACGCCTGCCCTAAAACATTAGGGCTTTTTTTCTGCTCTTTTATAAACAGAAACCGTTTCGCTTGCTGATACG contains:
- a CDS encoding SNF2-related protein, producing MTRQGFAKTWWGKNWIETLRHTGFSSRLPRGKSYATEGAVREVNIKDGTVTALVQAWRKTAYSITIRLEPFSPAEKKTIKKLITANPALATELCMGSLPDALISTLRQQNISLFPASWKAVNANCSCLDWANPCKHLVAVFLILSGKVDKDPLILFELRGVSRQELVVAAGPKKIPTAKDHFIPIAEVALQKTTDPDLTLTSLAERQSELNTVFSMLNDSPLFYKQENFKTVLLNGYKAVAKSAAKKMNLSKDHLPDIQNTHITLIYGPKGHPLMNTQAFFYPEDTLHQDMAAKNATYEVPVPQNNNLTIKPISGKVTTAKSLLDMMLCQNLIMAGTPEIRFLSAAASTALILAKLSLFIPEAVPLARGNFYIRYRPLIKDEHVQEVITTLAAMMPPSLIYRKTDQTVLSGQEGVEEVLSLYLSFLVQEYAQMFWDDKISAAFSCHAPYEAQSFTEQQTIKAVADWLAPLAMASSRFSPVIRVEPPTGKQKEFRLWLDVEDRNDPLATPIPLAQILSAKTAFGSPTSDVLADISTIVTIAGRYRTELKDLFAADGGPITLTGDELLTFLNSAKSSQLPGLSIILPKELRTAASARLVLTAKTRKKTVSYLSLAEMLDFSLDVALGDERLSKEEFIALAQNAHGIVRWRDRYFMLDAADVKRILTQLDKPLPKMNSFKVLRAGLTGEAGEAIFEADHTLKNLLANLHTIEEPPQPKDLKANLRPYQQRGWRWLYTNHHRGLGSCLADDMGLGKTLQVITLLLKLKEENALQKPALVVCPTTLLGNWEKECARFAPTLKTTVCHGPARKLITDDTDLVITSYGVLRNDKKTFAKLNWPLLIIDEAQNIKNADTAQARAIKEITAQGHIALSGTPVENRLDELWSIFDFLLPGFLGSRDAFSRRFSIPIEKYHDAEKVATLRKATSPFILRRMKTDKNVIADLPDKIIKPQYCHLTTQQAALYQQIVEREMSAVSESSGMERRGRILALMTSLKQICNHPVHFSKNGAPYPQNSGKAQLAFQLLRQILQDGEKALIFTQYKQMGDILIRMLEAELNQPLPFFHGSLTPKQREQRIEEFQNNPHTPLMVVSLKAGGTGLNLTAATHVLHYDLWWNPAVEDQATDRAYRIGQTKNVTVHRFITLGTLEEKIDTILTAKKDLADLTISAGETWLTEMSDTDLKELFSLSKT
- a CDS encoding nuclear transport factor 2 family protein codes for the protein MPRVTRERLQEFEDFLASYNKCWYEKDLSELRKIHANDGDIIYFDNHKDCDSFDIDDHLKKVKHFFETGNIVNLLYENMIVYENNNSACIIVTLRYSDKPKPGVRSTYYLEKEEMSWRIRHIHYSFDPNED